In Prochlorococcus marinus XMU1404, the following proteins share a genomic window:
- a CDS encoding VOC family protein, producing MKFSQGVNRIGHIALRVENLERAKSFYIKLGMNLVWDDKDWSYLEVGKGKDGLALLGPSYKAAGPHVAFHFENKKEVENIQNDLKNSGVKVGPLHEHRDGTASFYMKDTEGNWLEMLYVPPEGIQSNV from the coding sequence TTGAAGTTTTCACAAGGAGTAAATAGGATTGGTCACATTGCACTTAGAGTAGAGAATCTCGAAAGGGCGAAATCTTTTTATATTAAGCTTGGTATGAATTTAGTTTGGGACGATAAAGATTGGTCTTATTTAGAAGTTGGTAAAGGGAAAGATGGACTTGCGTTGTTAGGCCCTAGCTATAAAGCTGCAGGGCCGCACGTTGCTTTTCATTTTGAAAATAAAAAAGAAGTGGAAAATATTCAAAATGATTTAAAAAATTCTGGTGTAAAAGTTGGGCCTTTACATGAGCATAGAGATGGAACAGCATCTTTTTATATGAAGGATACTGAAGGAAACTGGCTTGAGATGCTTTATGTTCCTCCTGAAGGAATTCAATCGAATGTTTGA